The following proteins are encoded in a genomic region of Vigna radiata var. radiata cultivar VC1973A unplaced genomic scaffold, Vradiata_ver6 scaffold_51, whole genome shotgun sequence:
- the LOC106780682 gene encoding uncharacterized protein LOC106780682, producing the protein MDRRDNGKEAVSDHVLDSFTKEKMKRSVLGSCKAEVESVADEENPSPKLSQCDICLKTFGCGKALGGHRRSHFMKQQQQKKVKTRFTYNHTSKPGGDNNIRVICDFDDDDGKHICCICKKEFPTKNALFGHMSWLCKDTRGRSSIGAYQAAETLLYMSCSNYFSSHEWNRVFPKKDEVLPKSAPTLIKQRKRKTFESSPSKKDKVKKIKFLFKGELNLGSTSNGVGECDGEGNELNRCKGLSESGVDHNHDEKKMKSFDDLNGESVTPTMQDHVGPSDVKKINMDKKGKTGKKLVLNSRTKDSESEKASQEKTDWYKCAACGKSFKTFQGLGGHRSVHKEKNTVSIDEPNPSEAVAEQNNSSSSSNMNKMEEPSFNETTLADQPCQSSGVKKLNFDLNELPCANDED; encoded by the exons ATGGATCGCAGAGATAATGGTAAAGAAGCAGTTTCTGATCACGTTTTGGATTCTTTCACgaaagagaagatgaagagatCCGTTTTGGGTTCTTGCAAAGCTGAAGTTGAATCAGTGGCGGATGAGGAAAACCCTTCCCCAAAACTGAGTCAGTGTGATATCTGCCTCAAGACTTTTGGCTGCGGCAAGGCTTTAGGTGGTCACAGAAGATCCCACTTTATGAAACAGCAGCAACAAAAGAAGGTAAAGACCCGTTTCACTTATAATCACACATCAAAACCTGGTGGTGATAATAACATTAGGGTTATCTGTGATTTTGACGATGATGATGGCAAACACATTTGTTGTATTTGCAagaaggaatttcccaccaagAATGCTTTGTTTGGTCACATGAG CTGGCTTTGTAAAGATACAAGAGGCAGAAGCTCTATTGGTGCGTATCAGGCTGCTGAAACTCTTTTGTACATGAGTTGTTCTAACTACTTTTCTAGTCATGAGTGGAATAGGGTTTTCCCCAAGAAGGACGAAGTGCTGCCAAAGAGTGCCCCAACCCTAATCAAACAGCGCAAAAGGAAGACTTTTGAATCGTCACCCAGTAAGAAAGATAAGGTGAAGAagataaagtttttatttaaaggtGAATTGAATTTGGGAAGCACGTCTAATGGGGTTGGGGAATGTGATGGTGAGGGTAATGAGCTGAACAGGTGCAAGGGTTTATCTGAATCTGGGGTTGATCATAACCATGatgagaagaagatgaagagttTTGATGATTTGAATGGTGAATCGGTTACCCCAACTATGCAAGATCATGTTGGTCCTTCTGATGTGAAGAAGATTAATATGGATAAGAAAGGGAAGACCGGTAAGAAATTGGTACTGAATTCAAGGACAAAAGACTCGGAATCTGAGAAAGCAAGTCAAGAGAAAACAGATTGGTATAAATGTGCTGCATGTGGAAAAAGCTTCAAAACTTTCCAAGGCCTAGGAGGACACAGATCAGTACACAAAGAGAAGAATACTGTGAGCATTGATGAGCCAAACCCCTCGGAAGCTGTAGCTGAACAAAACAACTCTAGCAGCTCCAGTAACATGAACAAGATGGAGGAGCCATCATTTAATGAAACAACCTTAGCAGACCAGCCATGCCAATCTTCAGGTGTCAAGAAACTGAACTTCGATCTCAATGAGCTGCCTTGTGCCAATGATGAGGACTGA